One Palaemon carinicauda isolate YSFRI2023 chromosome 4, ASM3689809v2, whole genome shotgun sequence DNA segment encodes these proteins:
- the LOC137639249 gene encoding zinc finger BED domain-containing protein 5-like: MDLWLKTGSLTKKKTEFQKNNQDSTGLKEERNDANSATQLKLLEAGADAMDEGNTADTNQSSTDASVTTVGHKQTHQETAKKKRKVHSIGETLVKPAAKIMTEIMLGEKASKEINKIPLSNDTVKKRITSMAENVKVQLVSQLQKSLYFSLQLDESTDIGNEANLLCFVRYIYCGEVHDEFLFCRPLPTNTTGEAIFNVANDFIVQNELSWSRCVGISTDGATAMTDFLLTSKEELDGNTTQAFKAHLQGLHSELGKYFEEPDPSFLWNRNPFVTDKVDIEKVSVNLSSKEADNLVEIATSGTLKTLFRERSLANIWAQVQPEYPGLAEMALKHLMPFSTTYNCEIGFSTLVDLKTKKRNRINVEPDLRLKLSRLEPDIPTVVTQQKQYHSSH, from the exons ATGGATCTGTGGCTCAAGACAGGCTCACTtacaaagaaaaaaactgaattccAGAAGAACAACCAAGACAGCACTGGCCTTAAAGAAGAAAGAAACGATGCTAACAGTGCAACTCAGCTCAAGCTACTGGAGGCAGGCGCAGATGCCATGGACGAAGGGAACACCGCTGACACAAACCAAAGCAGTACAGATGCCTCGGTTACCACTGTAGGGCATAAGCAAACACACCAAGAAACAGCCAAAAAGAAGC GAAAGGTGCATTCCATAGGCGAGACTTTGGTCAAACCAGCAGCCAAGATAATGACAGAGATCATGCTTGGAGAAAAGGCtagtaaagaaataaacaagataCCTTTGTCCAACGACACTGTCAAGAAAAGGATAACGTCAATGGCTGAAAATGTGAAAGTTCAGCTGGTGTCACAATTACAGAAGAGTCTGTATTTTTCACTACAGCTGGACGAGTCCACAGATATAGGGAACGAGGCAAATCTTTTGTGCTTTGTTAGGTACATTTACTGTGGGGAAGTACATGATGAATTTCTTTTCTGTCGTCCTCTTCCTACAAACACAACAGGAGAGGCTATCTTTAATGTAGCTAACGATTTTATTGTCCAAAACGAACTCTCCTGGTCGCGATGTGTTGGAATCAGCACAGATGGTGCAACTGCGATGACTG ATTTCTTGCTTACTTCCAAGGAAGAGCTAGATGGTAACACAACACAAGCTTTCAAAGCCCATCTGCAAGGCCTTCACtcagagttaggaaaatattttgaagaaccagACCCAAGCTTTTTGTGGAATAGAAATCCATTTGTTACAGATAAAGTAGATATAGAAAAGGTCAGTGTCAACCTGTCATCAAAAGAGGCTGATAATCTTGTCGAGATTGCAACAAGTGGGACACTGAAGACCCTATTCAGGGAAAGAAGTTTGGCCAATATTTGGGCTCAAGTCCAGCCAGAGTACCCTGGACTTGCAGAAATGGCTTTGAAACACTTGATGCCGTTCTCAACAACGTACAACTGTGAAATTGGATTTTCTACACTGGTTGATCTTAAAACGAAGAAGCGCAACCGAATCAATGTCGAACCCGACCTGCGACTGAAACTCAGCAGACTAGAGCCAGATATTCCAACAGTAGTGACGCAGCAAAAACAGTATCATTCATCGCATTAA